A genomic segment from Sulfitobacter mediterraneus encodes:
- the rpsK gene encoding 30S ribosomal protein S11, giving the protein MARDAKRTKRKVSKNIAAGVAHVNSSFNNTKILISDVQGNAISWSSAGTMGFKGSRKSTPYAAQMAAEDAGRKAQEHGVKTLEVEVQGPGSGRESALRALAAAGFNITSIRDVTPMAHNGCRPPKRRRV; this is encoded by the coding sequence ATGGCACGCGACGCAAAACGCACCAAGCGTAAGGTCTCCAAGAACATCGCCGCAGGTGTGGCGCATGTGAACAGCTCCTTCAACAACACCAAGATCCTGATCTCGGATGTTCAAGGTAACGCAATCAGCTGGTCCTCTGCCGGCACCATGGGTTTCAAAGGGTCGCGTAAATCGACACCTTATGCCGCCCAGATGGCTGCTGAGGATGCAGGCCGCAAGGCACAGGAACACGGCGTGAAAACGCTGGAAGTCGAAGTGCAGGGTCCGGGCTCTGGTCGTGAAAGCGCATTGCGCGCTCTGGCGGCTGCAGGCTTTAACATCACGTCGATCCGTGACGTGACACCCATGGCCCACAACGGCTGCCGTCCACCTAAGCGCCGCCGCGTTTAA
- the rpsM gene encoding 30S ribosomal protein S13, with the protein MARIAGVNIPTAKRVPIALTYITGIGNTSAKAICEAVGIDETRRINELSDAEVLKIREHIDENYTVEGDLRRDTQMNIKRLMDLGCYRGLRHRRNLPVRGQRTHTNARTRKGPAKAIAGKKK; encoded by the coding sequence GTGGCACGTATTGCCGGCGTAAACATCCCGACTGCAAAGCGGGTTCCAATCGCCCTCACATATATCACAGGTATCGGTAACACCTCCGCAAAAGCGATTTGCGAAGCTGTCGGTATCGACGAAACCCGTCGCATCAACGAATTGTCTGACGCCGAAGTGCTGAAGATCCGTGAGCACATCGACGAAAACTACACCGTCGAAGGTGACCTGCGTCGTGATACGCAGATGAACATCAAGCGTCTGATGGACCTTGGTTGCTACCGTGGCCTGCGCCACCGTCGTAACCTGCCGGTTCGCGGTCAGCGTACTCACACCAATGCTCGCACCCGCAAAGGCCCCGCAAAGGCCATTGCCGGTAAGAAGAAATAA